In Odontesthes bonariensis isolate fOdoBon6 chromosome 9, fOdoBon6.hap1, whole genome shotgun sequence, the following proteins share a genomic window:
- the serpine2 gene encoding glia-derived nexin: protein MKRIALFCLFALLSSYGHEGVLSITPSYGERGSDLGIQVFQQVVRTRPLENVVLSPHGVASILGMLLPGAHGETRKQVLNALRYKRNGPYKMLRKLHKTLTAKSNQDVVLIANAMFTQMGFPMEETFVTINKANFQCEGRSLDFSNPHRAAEEINGWVNNKTRGHIPSLVKADMLDSALTRLVAVNAIYFKGLWKSCFQPQNTKMRPFTGGDGNVYKVPMMSQLSVFNIGLATTPQGLKYKVIELPYHGNTISMLIVVPFEEDTPLSRVIPHISTATVQSWTKLMRMKKVRLLIPKFTADAEVDLEEPLTVLGLTDMFSQDKADFRHLSTHPVYVSRALQKTKIIVNEDGTKAAAATTAILLARSSPPWVIVDRPFLFLIRHNQTGTVLFMGQINKP, encoded by the exons ATGAAGCGGATTGCCTTATTTTGTCTTTTCGCACTGCTGAGCTCATATGGCCATGAGGGTGTGCTGTCCATAACTCCCTCCTATGGAGAGCGGGGCTCCGATCTTGGCATACAGGTGTTTCAGCAAGTTGTCCGCACTAGGCCCTTAGAAAATGTGGTGCTTTCACCCCACGGAGTGGCTTCTATCCTGGGCATGCTGCTGCCTGGAGCCCACGGGGAGACGCGGAAGCAGGTCCTGAACGCTCTGCGTTACAAGAGAAACG GGCCTTATAAGATGTTGAGGAAGCTGCACAAGACCCTAACTGCCAAGTCCAACCAGGATGTTGTGCTGATTGCCAACGCCATGTTCACCCAGATGGGTTTCCCCATGGAGGAAACCTTTGTGACCATCAACAAAGCCAACTTTCAGTGTGAGGGCAGGAGCCTGGACTTCAGCAACCCCCACAGAGCAGCTGAAGAAATCAATGGATGGGTCAACAATAAGACCAGAG GTCACATCCCCAGCTTGGTCAAAGCAGACATGCTGGATTCGGCGCTGACCCGTCTGGTCGCTGTTAACGCTATCTACTTCAAAGGCTTGTGGAAGTCCTGCTTCCAGCCCCAGAACACTAAGATGAGGCCCTTCACTGGGGGTGATGGAAATGTATATAAAGTTCCAATGATGTCCCAGCTCTCAGTCTTCAACATAG gcTTGGCCACCACACCTCAGGGGCTCAAATACAAGGTGATCGAGCTGCCCTATCATGGCAACACCATCAGCATGCTGATCGTTGTACCGTTTGAGGAGGACACACCTCTGTCCCGCGTCATCCCGCACATCAGCACAGCCACAGTGCAGAGCTGGACCAAACTGATGCGCATGAAGAAGGTCCGCCTGCTCATCCCCAA ATTTACTGCAGATGCAGAGGTAGATTTGGAAGAGCCACTCACAGTGCTGGGATTAACGGATATGTTCAGTCAGGACAAAGCCGACTTCAGACACCTCA GTACTCATCCTGTGTATGTATCCAGGGCGCTCCAGAAAACCAAAATTATAGTCAATGAAGATGGAACAAAAGCAGCAGCTGCCACTA CTGCCATTTTGCTGGCGCGCTCCTCTCCTCCTTGGGTTATAGTGGACAGGCCTTTTCTGTTCCTCATCAGGCATAACCAAACAG GTACCGTTCTGTTTATGGGCCAGATCAACAAGCCTTGA